One window of the Methyloprofundus sedimenti genome contains the following:
- the rplM gene encoding 50S ribosomal protein L13 produces MKTFSAKPAEVKRDWYLIDAEGKTLGRLATEVARRLRGKHKPEYTPHVDTGDYIIVINAEKIGVTGNKEKDKMYHRHSGYIGNLKSVSLGKLRKTFPDRIINTAVQGMLPKNPLGRAMFKKLKVYAGPEHGHQAQQPKVLEL; encoded by the coding sequence ATGAAAACATTTAGCGCAAAACCAGCTGAAGTGAAGCGCGATTGGTATTTGATCGATGCAGAGGGTAAGACGCTTGGACGTCTGGCTACCGAAGTTGCACGACGCCTTCGCGGTAAGCATAAGCCAGAATATACACCTCATGTAGATACCGGTGATTATATTATCGTCATTAATGCTGAAAAAATTGGCGTGACAGGTAATAAAGAAAAAGACAAAATGTACCACCGCCATTCAGGTTACATTGGTAACTTGAAAAGTGTGAGTTTAGGTAAATTAAGAAAAACTTTTCCGGATCGCATTATCAATACTGCAGTTCAGGGAATGTTGCCAAAGAACCCACTGGGTCGTGCAATGTTCAAAAAATTAAAAGTGTATGCGGGCCCTGAACATGGTCATCAAGCTCAACAACCCAAAGTTTTAGAACTTTAG
- a CDS encoding segregation and condensation protein A, whose amino-acid sequence MDASLHVGAAIAIVSGQPYLELPEDLYIPPDALRVFLETFEGPLDLLLYLIRKQNLDILNIPIAQITRQYMTYIDVMSDLQLELAAEYLLMAALLAEIKSRMLLPRQANPEEDEEDPRAVLVRRLQEYERIKKAAEDLEEIPRMERDIFIATVDTSTVNVHKCQPEVQLQDIVLALQGVLQRVEQLSHHIITKEPLSVRERMAHIMGRLEDTSCFLFTRLFTRQEGKAGVVVTFLAILELSKGGLIEILQAEPFGELRVRLKPATTP is encoded by the coding sequence GTGGATGCCAGCTTGCATGTCGGGGCGGCAATTGCTATTGTTTCTGGCCAGCCATATCTGGAATTACCTGAAGATTTATATATACCACCTGATGCGTTAAGGGTCTTTTTAGAAACTTTTGAAGGGCCTTTAGATTTGTTGCTGTACTTGATCAGAAAGCAAAATCTGGATATTCTTAATATACCGATTGCGCAGATCACCAGGCAGTATATGACTTATATTGATGTGATGAGCGATTTGCAACTGGAATTGGCCGCAGAATATTTGCTGATGGCTGCTTTGCTTGCAGAGATAAAATCACGTATGCTATTACCCAGGCAGGCGAATCCTGAAGAAGATGAAGAGGATCCGCGGGCAGTTTTGGTACGTAGACTACAAGAATACGAGCGTATTAAAAAAGCAGCAGAAGATTTAGAGGAAATTCCACGCATGGAGCGGGATATTTTTATCGCAACTGTGGATACCTCAACAGTCAATGTCCATAAATGCCAGCCCGAAGTGCAATTACAGGATATAGTACTTGCCTTGCAAGGCGTATTGCAGCGAGTTGAGCAATTAAGTCATCATATAATTACTAAAGAGCCCTTATCAGTCCGTGAAAGAATGGCCCACATTATGGGAAGACTCGAAGACACGAGTTGCTTCCTTTTTACACGACTCTTTACCCGGCAAGAAGGTAAAGCAGGAGTTGTTGTCACGTTTCTTGCCATTCTTGAACTCAGCAAAGGAGGGCTTATCGAAATTCTCCAGGCAGAGCCCTTCGGCGAGTTACGGGTCCGACTTAAACCAGCAACTACCCCCTGA
- the tsaB gene encoding tRNA (adenosine(37)-N6)-threonylcarbamoyltransferase complex dimerization subunit type 1 TsaB, giving the protein MKILAVDTATEACSVALYIDGEIREYFEIAPRKHAQLLLPMIDGLMAEAELKPQQLDAIAFGCGPGSFTGLRIATGVMQGIAYGADLPVVPVSTLAAISQACLQKTEYDTLFTAVDARMGEIYWAVYQRDAEGVARLTGKERVQPATDVEALQLTGYGIGSGWLNYQQQLAALLGEQLIAYDADYLPHAAEIAFLGAIGVQRRQTVPVEQAMPVYLRDKVAKTTAERDALKIAHVLQSER; this is encoded by the coding sequence ATGAAAATTTTAGCGGTTGATACGGCAACTGAAGCTTGTTCGGTTGCGCTTTATATAGACGGGGAGATCAGAGAGTATTTTGAAATAGCACCGCGAAAGCATGCACAGCTGTTATTACCGATGATCGATGGTTTAATGGCTGAAGCGGAATTAAAACCACAGCAGCTAGATGCGATTGCTTTTGGTTGTGGCCCCGGTTCTTTTACCGGTCTTAGAATTGCAACAGGGGTTATGCAGGGGATTGCCTATGGTGCTGATTTACCGGTAGTGCCGGTATCGACCCTGGCTGCGATCAGTCAGGCATGTCTGCAGAAAACAGAGTACGATACCCTGTTTACGGCTGTTGATGCGCGTATGGGTGAAATATACTGGGCGGTTTATCAGCGCGATGCAGAGGGTGTTGCCCGGCTTACAGGCAAAGAAAGAGTTCAGCCAGCCACGGATGTAGAAGCTTTGCAACTAACAGGCTATGGCATAGGCTCTGGCTGGCTAAATTATCAGCAACAATTAGCAGCCCTTCTAGGTGAACAATTGATTGCCTATGATGCTGATTATTTGCCTCATGCTGCAGAGATTGCCTTTCTGGGTGCCATTGGTGTGCAACGCCGGCAAACAGTTCCCGTTGAACAAGCTATGCCCGTGTATTTGCGAGATAAAGTGGCAAAAACAACCGCAGAAAGAGATGCGCTAAAGATAGCGCATGTTTTGCAGAGCGAGCGTTAG
- a CDS encoding L-threonylcarbamoyladenylate synthase, giving the protein MAHFIEIHPVNPQSRLIYQVVEIVRKGGVIVYPTDSGYALGCLIGEKKPLDTIKRIRHLDDKHNFSLVCKDLAQCSGFAKLSNDAHRLIKALTPGPFTFIVDATKDVPRRMLHAKRKTIGIRIPDNNIALAIVEELGKPLLSSSLILPGEEYALSDPYEIRERLENELDLIIDAGIVKSENSTIISCAGDQVEIVRQGIGEAPMLED; this is encoded by the coding sequence ATGGCTCATTTTATTGAAATACATCCTGTTAACCCGCAATCACGCCTGATTTATCAAGTAGTAGAGATTGTACGTAAAGGCGGGGTAATTGTTTATCCAACTGATTCAGGGTATGCATTAGGCTGCCTTATAGGTGAAAAAAAGCCTTTAGATACCATAAAAAGGATTAGGCATCTAGATGATAAACATAACTTTTCTTTGGTTTGTAAAGACCTGGCTCAATGTTCAGGTTTTGCCAAGCTTAGTAATGATGCGCATCGCTTAATCAAAGCGCTTACTCCCGGACCATTTACTTTTATAGTCGATGCGACCAAAGATGTGCCTAGACGCATGCTGCATGCAAAACGCAAGACCATCGGTATTCGTATTCCGGATAATAATATTGCCTTGGCTATTGTTGAAGAACTTGGCAAACCTTTGCTTAGTTCATCCTTGATTCTGCCAGGCGAAGAATATGCACTGAGTGATCCTTATGAAATTAGAGAAAGACTGGAAAATGAGCTCGATTTAATTATTGATGCAGGGATTGTCAAGAGTGAAAATAGCACGATCATTTCCTGTGCCGGTGATCAGGTTGAAATTGTGCGCCAGGGTATAGGTGAAGCGCCTATGTTGGAGGATTAA
- the dnaB gene encoding replicative DNA helicase, with protein MADKEFRSRDRAVDSLKVPPHSIQAEQSVLGGLMLDNERWDTVADKVNEVDFYRKDHRVIFHAIQDLAEKQVPFDIVTISEALGKLNELENAGGLAYLSVLAKDTPSAANIIAYANIVRDRSVLRQLIHVGTDISESAFNPEGQTTSDLLEGAEKSVFEIAEQRQKGQSGFVSIKDLLGTAVEKIELLFEQEGNITGASTGFTDLDEMTSGLQAGDLIIVAGRPSMGKTTIAMNMAENVAVGSGLPVAVYSMEMPGDSLAMRMMSSLGRIDQHKVRTGKLDDDEWPRLTSAINLLAETKLFIDDTPALTPNEVRSRARRLTRDHGQLGLIVLDYLQLMQSPSSGESRVAQISDISRGLKTLAKEMNVPVVALSQLNRNLEQRPNKRPVMSDLRESGSIEQDADVIMFVYRDEVYNEDSPDKGMAELIIGKQRNGPIGTVRLTFLGKYTRFENYAHDPYADGDYE; from the coding sequence ATGGCTGATAAAGAATTTAGAAGTCGCGACAGAGCGGTAGACTCTTTAAAAGTACCGCCACATTCTATTCAGGCAGAGCAATCCGTATTGGGTGGCTTGATGCTGGATAATGAACGTTGGGATACGGTTGCTGATAAAGTAAATGAAGTTGATTTTTATCGTAAAGATCATCGGGTTATTTTTCATGCTATTCAGGATTTAGCTGAAAAACAGGTTCCTTTCGACATCGTTACGATATCTGAAGCGCTAGGTAAATTGAATGAGCTGGAAAATGCCGGCGGTTTAGCATATTTAAGTGTATTAGCTAAAGATACTCCCAGTGCGGCAAATATTATTGCCTATGCCAATATCGTCCGTGATCGTTCGGTGTTGAGGCAGTTGATTCATGTGGGTACAGATATATCTGAATCCGCTTTTAACCCGGAAGGCCAGACAACCAGCGACTTGCTGGAAGGTGCTGAAAAAAGCGTTTTTGAAATTGCTGAACAGCGTCAAAAAGGGCAGTCTGGATTTGTTTCGATAAAGGATTTGCTGGGTACTGCAGTTGAAAAAATCGAATTACTCTTTGAACAAGAAGGCAATATTACCGGAGCCAGTACTGGTTTTACCGACCTGGACGAGATGACTTCAGGTTTACAGGCGGGTGATTTGATTATCGTTGCCGGGCGACCTTCGATGGGTAAAACAACAATCGCAATGAATATGGCAGAAAATGTTGCAGTAGGTAGTGGCTTGCCTGTTGCAGTATATAGTATGGAAATGCCAGGTGATTCATTAGCGATGCGAATGATGTCATCGCTAGGTCGTATTGATCAGCATAAAGTAAGAACGGGTAAACTAGATGATGATGAATGGCCGCGACTCACCTCAGCTATAAATTTACTCGCTGAAACCAAGTTGTTTATTGACGATACTCCCGCACTGACACCGAATGAAGTGCGTTCCAGAGCCAGACGCTTAACACGTGATCATGGGCAATTGGGCTTAATCGTATTGGACTATTTGCAATTAATGCAGTCTCCCTCTAGTGGTGAAAGTCGGGTTGCACAAATCTCTGATATTTCGCGGGGTTTAAAAACCCTGGCCAAGGAAATGAATGTGCCCGTGGTTGCCTTATCTCAGTTAAATCGTAACCTTGAGCAACGGCCTAATAAGCGCCCGGTAATGTCAGATTTACGCGAATCAGGAAGTATTGAGCAGGATGCTGACGTCATCATGTTTGTTTACCGTGATGAAGTATATAACGAAGATAGTCCGGATAAAGGTATGGCCGAATTAATTATCGGTAAACAAAGAAATGGCCCGATTGGTACTGTGCGTTTAACCTTTTTGGGTAAGTACACTCGTTTTGAGAACTATGCACATGACCCTTATGCAGATGGAGATTATGAGTGA
- a CDS encoding NAD(P)/FAD-dependent oxidoreductase, with protein MLRISNIKLPLDHTDSDLRMAIVSKLAIKNSELLEYRIYKRSYDARQKKNIFFIYTLDVDTSKNSQLLEQFADDAQIKVRPDDSYRFVTQAPEVLIERPIVIGMGPCGLFAGLILAQMGFKPIILERGKEVRERTVDTFGLWRKRKLNTESNVQFGEGGAGTFSDGKLYTQIKDPQHHGRKVLEEFVAAGAPEEILYLSKPHIGTFKLVTMVEKMRHTIESLGGEILFEQRVDDVLIENQRVQGVILASGETLLSQHIVFAIGHSARDTFKMLFAKGVYVEAKPFSIGFRIEHPQSLIDQCRFGDYAGNELLGAADYKLVHHCKNGRSVYSFCMCPGGTVVAATSAEGHLVTNGMSQYSRNERNANSAIVVGIDPENDYPGYPLAGLDLQDRLEKQAFVLGGESYDAPAQLVGDFLGNKPSHELGSVEPSYKPGVKLGDLSNSLPDYAIAAIREAIPAFDKKIRGFAMHDAVLTALETRTSSPIRLKRDRESLQSINTRGLYPAGEGAGYAGGILSAAVDGIKIAEALALDMVSNQVSKS; from the coding sequence ATGTTACGTATAAGCAATATCAAACTCCCCCTAGATCATACGGATTCCGATTTACGCATGGCTATTGTCAGCAAATTAGCCATTAAAAACAGTGAATTGCTGGAATATCGTATATATAAACGTAGCTATGATGCTCGCCAAAAGAAAAACATATTTTTTATCTATACTCTGGATGTAGATACCAGCAAAAATTCACAGCTATTAGAACAGTTTGCGGATGATGCACAAATTAAAGTCAGACCTGATGATAGCTACCGGTTTGTCACCCAGGCACCTGAAGTATTAATTGAGAGACCTATAGTAATTGGTATGGGGCCTTGTGGTTTGTTTGCCGGGTTGATATTGGCTCAAATGGGTTTTAAGCCGATTATTCTTGAACGTGGCAAAGAGGTGCGCGAACGTACCGTTGATACTTTTGGCCTATGGCGTAAACGAAAACTGAATACTGAATCCAACGTGCAATTTGGCGAAGGGGGCGCAGGGACATTTTCTGATGGCAAGCTGTATACACAAATAAAAGATCCACAGCATCACGGGCGTAAAGTGTTGGAGGAATTTGTTGCTGCAGGTGCACCGGAAGAAATTTTATATCTGAGTAAGCCGCATATCGGAACCTTTAAGCTGGTTACCATGGTTGAGAAAATGCGCCATACCATTGAATCTTTGGGTGGAGAAATTCTTTTTGAACAACGGGTTGATGATGTATTAATTGAAAATCAGCGCGTGCAGGGCGTCATCCTGGCAAGTGGTGAAACTTTGCTCAGCCAGCATATAGTTTTCGCCATCGGGCATAGTGCGCGTGATACTTTTAAAATGTTATTTGCAAAAGGGGTGTATGTCGAAGCGAAACCTTTTTCCATAGGTTTTAGAATAGAACACCCGCAATCCTTAATTGATCAATGCCGCTTTGGCGATTACGCTGGCAATGAATTGCTGGGTGCTGCAGACTATAAACTGGTACATCACTGCAAGAATGGTCGTTCAGTGTATAGTTTCTGTATGTGTCCCGGAGGTACTGTTGTTGCCGCTACTTCAGCTGAAGGGCATCTTGTGACTAATGGCATGAGTCAATACTCGCGCAATGAACGTAATGCAAACAGTGCGATTGTTGTTGGAATTGACCCGGAGAACGATTATCCTGGCTACCCTCTGGCAGGTCTGGATTTGCAAGACCGGTTAGAAAAACAGGCTTTTGTCTTGGGCGGGGAAAGCTATGACGCGCCCGCGCAATTAGTGGGAGATTTTCTTGGCAATAAGCCAAGTCATGAATTAGGCAGTGTTGAGCCTTCTTATAAGCCGGGCGTCAAACTGGGTGATTTAAGCAATAGTTTACCTGATTATGCGATTGCTGCTATTCGCGAAGCGATTCCCGCATTTGATAAAAAAATCCGCGGATTTGCCATGCATGATGCCGTTTTAACAGCCTTGGAAACGCGCACTTCATCACCGATACGCTTAAAAAGAGACCGGGAGTCACTGCAAAGCATTAATACTCGGGGGCTTTATCCGGCGGGGGAAGGAGCAGGGTATGCCGGTGGTATTTTATCTGCCGCCGTTGATGGTATTAAAATTGCCGAAGCACTTGCACTGGATATGGTAAGTAATCAGGTAAGTAAATCGTAA
- a CDS encoding site-2 protease family protein produces MDELTLIQKVVVWVVPVIFAITVHEVAHGWVAKYYGDNTAWMLGRLTLNPLKHIDPVGTILVPCLMLAFTGFVFGWAKPVPVNVRNLRNPKHDMAVVALAGPVANLLMAIGWSLFIRVALLINITEYSVPMIYVGIAGIMINLVLGLLNLLPIPPLDGSRILSWALPGRWSYYYNQFEQYGFYLLVLLLMTNSLGIILGYPLNLAKNLFFTLAGLQ; encoded by the coding sequence ATGGATGAATTAACATTAATACAAAAAGTTGTTGTCTGGGTAGTGCCGGTTATTTTTGCTATTACCGTTCATGAGGTCGCCCATGGTTGGGTGGCTAAATATTATGGAGACAATACTGCATGGATGCTGGGGCGTTTAACTTTAAATCCGCTTAAACACATAGATCCTGTTGGAACAATACTCGTGCCTTGTTTAATGCTGGCGTTTACTGGTTTTGTGTTTGGTTGGGCCAAACCGGTACCCGTGAATGTAAGGAATTTACGCAACCCCAAACATGATATGGCTGTCGTGGCATTAGCAGGCCCTGTTGCTAATCTATTAATGGCTATAGGCTGGAGTTTATTTATAAGGGTAGCGCTGTTAATAAATATAACTGAGTATTCTGTGCCAATGATTTACGTGGGTATAGCTGGAATTATGATTAATCTGGTTTTGGGTTTGCTAAATTTATTGCCTATTCCACCTTTAGACGGTAGCCGTATTCTGTCCTGGGCTTTGCCGGGACGCTGGAGTTATTATTACAATCAGTTTGAGCAGTATGGTTTCTACTTATTGGTATTGTTGTTAATGACTAATAGTCTGGGCATTATTTTAGGTTATCCATTAAACCTTGCTAAGAACCTGTTTTTTACTTTAGCGGGTTTACAATAA
- a CDS encoding DUF3301 domain-containing protein, with translation MWPDILMILLFTAGFLYWQSSQKVKEFALAATQRHCHEMELQMLDGYVAFNAFSLKRDGRGKVHIARGYQFEFSSTGAERYNGQIQMLGRRVESIQLEPYRI, from the coding sequence ATGTGGCCCGATATATTGATGATACTGCTGTTTACGGCAGGGTTTTTGTACTGGCAAAGTAGCCAGAAGGTCAAAGAGTTTGCTCTGGCAGCAACGCAACGTCATTGCCATGAGATGGAATTGCAAATGCTTGATGGTTATGTCGCTTTTAATGCTTTTTCCTTAAAACGGGATGGCAGAGGGAAAGTACATATAGCTCGTGGTTATCAATTTGAATTTTCCTCTACCGGCGCTGAACGCTATAACGGACAAATACAAATGTTGGGCAGGCGGGTAGAATCAATTCAGTTAGAGCCGTATCGTATTTAA
- the rpsI gene encoding 30S ribosomal protein S9: protein MAEAQYYGTGRRKTAIARVYAKSGSGQITVNDKAIDVYFGRKTDEMVARSPLELLELADKFDINVTVKGSGPSGQAGAIRHGITRALMVYDETLRAELRKAGFVTRDSRKVERKKVGLHKARKRPQYSKR from the coding sequence ATGGCAGAAGCTCAATATTATGGAACAGGACGACGCAAAACTGCAATTGCACGTGTTTATGCGAAATCAGGTTCTGGACAAATTACAGTTAACGATAAAGCAATTGACGTTTATTTTGGTCGTAAAACCGATGAAATGGTTGCTCGTTCACCGTTAGAATTATTAGAATTAGCTGATAAATTTGATATCAATGTTACGGTTAAAGGCAGTGGTCCTTCAGGACAGGCTGGTGCTATCCGTCACGGTATCACGCGTGCTTTAATGGTGTACGATGAAACATTGCGTGCAGAGTTAAGAAAAGCGGGTTTTGTTACTCGTGATTCACGTAAAGTGGAACGTAAGAAAGTCGGTTTACACAAAGCGAGAAAGCGTCCTCAGTACTCAAAACGTTAA
- the alr gene encoding alanine racemase — MIPAAAHIELNITALRHNACRAREFAPEAKLMAVIKANAYGHGLVLVANSLAEFVDAYAVARIDEAVRLRAANVQRRILVLQGFSSLDELKLMQRYQLESVIYTEQQVDILEAANLPGTLTIWLKIETGMNRLGFRPERFVAVLQRLQQCSSVHAEISFMTHFANADDLQDNKTTQQLQLFNETTKNYSGAKSSANSAAIIAWPATRQDWVRPGLMLYGASPMLQQTAQHQGLVPVMSLYARIIAIKQLKKGATVGYGGTWQAAKNTLLAVVSIGYGDGYPRHAKQGTPVLINNQRMPLVGRVSMDMITVDITEHAGIKSGDQVLLWGDGLPVEEVAACADTIPYTLLCGITQRVQIVIKE; from the coding sequence GTGATTCCTGCAGCCGCGCATATTGAGCTAAATATAACGGCTTTACGCCATAACGCTTGTAGAGCAAGAGAATTTGCCCCCGAAGCGAAATTAATGGCGGTGATTAAGGCAAATGCCTATGGACATGGATTGGTACTAGTGGCTAATTCTCTGGCCGAATTTGTTGATGCATATGCAGTGGCGCGCATTGATGAAGCGGTTCGATTGCGGGCAGCGAATGTGCAGCGAAGAATATTAGTTTTACAAGGTTTCTCCAGCCTTGATGAACTTAAACTAATGCAGCGCTATCAACTGGAATCGGTCATTTACACAGAGCAGCAAGTCGATATATTAGAGGCTGCAAATTTACCAGGTACGCTGACTATCTGGTTAAAAATCGAAACTGGAATGAACCGACTGGGATTTCGGCCTGAGCGGTTTGTTGCTGTTCTGCAGCGCCTACAGCAATGCAGTAGTGTGCATGCTGAAATCAGCTTTATGACGCACTTTGCTAATGCGGATGATCTTCAGGATAATAAAACCACTCAGCAGTTACAGCTGTTTAACGAAACGACGAAAAATTATTCCGGTGCAAAAAGCAGTGCCAATTCAGCAGCGATTATTGCCTGGCCAGCGACGCGTCAGGATTGGGTAAGACCGGGTCTGATGTTATACGGTGCTTCCCCTATGTTACAGCAAACAGCGCAACATCAAGGATTAGTGCCGGTGATGAGCCTGTATGCGCGGATTATTGCGATTAAACAGCTTAAAAAGGGTGCAACAGTGGGTTACGGTGGAACCTGGCAAGCCGCTAAAAACACATTACTTGCTGTAGTATCCATAGGATATGGCGATGGTTATCCGCGTCATGCAAAACAAGGAACACCGGTATTAATAAATAATCAGCGCATGCCTCTGGTTGGTCGTGTGTCTATGGATATGATTACCGTGGATATAACTGAGCATGCAGGTATAAAGTCAGGTGATCAGGTATTGTTATGGGGTGACGGTTTGCCAGTTGAAGAGGTTGCCGCATGTGCAGATACTATTCCCTATACCTTGCTGTGCGGCATTACCCAGCGCGTGCAAATAGTGATAAAGGAGTAA
- the scpB gene encoding SMC-Scp complex subunit ScpB, giving the protein MFEPDEPVDFQPEPEPEPEPELETEPEPEPEPEPDIPVPVIETPRKSKKQAVKVEVQEQEAVVADKMGITEQSQQLNAVAPEPVDANKKIKRIIEALLFAAEQPMSVAQLHAVFPELEAPEKQQIQDAIDSLCYDYRQQAVGLHQVASGYRFQVKTDMAPWVARLFAEKPPKYSRALLETIAIIAYQQPVTRGDIEEIRGVSVSSHMIRTLLEREWVKVLAHKEVPGRPALYGTTKQFLDYFNLQSLDAMPPLEELQALALEGELEI; this is encoded by the coding sequence TTGTTTGAGCCGGATGAGCCAGTAGACTTCCAGCCAGAGCCAGAGCCAGAGCCAGAGCCAGAACTCGAAACTGAACCTGAGCCCGAGCCCGAGCCCGAGCCCGACATACCCGTTCCTGTCATAGAAACTCCGCGTAAAAGTAAAAAACAGGCAGTGAAAGTAGAAGTACAAGAACAAGAAGCAGTCGTTGCTGACAAGATGGGAATTACAGAACAGAGTCAGCAGTTAAATGCAGTGGCGCCTGAACCTGTGGATGCTAATAAAAAAATTAAGCGTATTATCGAAGCCTTATTATTTGCCGCAGAGCAGCCTATGTCGGTGGCCCAATTGCATGCTGTTTTTCCAGAATTAGAAGCCCCTGAAAAACAACAAATTCAAGATGCAATCGATTCCTTATGTTATGACTATCGGCAACAGGCAGTTGGTCTGCATCAGGTTGCCAGTGGCTATCGTTTTCAGGTGAAAACGGATATGGCACCTTGGGTGGCGCGCTTGTTTGCTGAAAAGCCACCAAAATATTCCAGAGCATTATTGGAAACCATCGCTATTATCGCCTATCAGCAACCGGTAACGCGTGGTGATATAGAAGAAATTCGCGGTGTAAGTGTCAGTTCCCATATGATCAGGACTTTATTAGAAAGAGAGTGGGTTAAAGTTCTGGCGCACAAGGAGGTCCCAGGGCGGCCGGCTTTGTATGGTACAACCAAACAGTTTTTAGATTACTTTAATCTACAATCATTAGATGCAATGCCGCCGTTAGAAGAGTTACAGGCATTAGCGCTGGAAGGTGAGTTAGAAATATAA
- the tpx gene encoding thiol peroxidase — protein sequence MAKLTFKPGNDEIVINTSGELPAVGSKAPDFKLVDGRLNDVSLATYAGKRKILNIVPSLDTPVCAASARAFNEKAERVDNTVMLMVSADLPFAQARFCESEGLKQVFPVSTFRSGFADDYGVRLVDSMLAGLTARAVVIIDENDRVIYTELVTEVTHEPDYDAALDALKDL from the coding sequence ATGGCTAAATTAACATTTAAACCAGGCAATGATGAAATCGTCATAAATACCAGTGGAGAACTACCTGCAGTAGGCTCTAAAGCACCTGATTTTAAGCTGGTTGATGGAAGGCTTAATGATGTTTCTCTGGCAACTTATGCGGGTAAACGGAAAATCCTGAATATTGTTCCAAGCCTGGATACACCGGTGTGTGCAGCATCAGCAAGAGCTTTTAATGAAAAAGCTGAACGGGTAGATAATACAGTAATGTTGATGGTTTCTGCTGATTTGCCTTTTGCTCAAGCGCGTTTTTGTGAATCTGAAGGTTTAAAACAAGTATTTCCTGTGTCTACTTTTCGCTCTGGTTTTGCGGATGATTATGGTGTACGTCTGGTCGATAGTATGTTGGCAGGATTAACGGCACGAGCGGTGGTGATTATTGATGAAAATGATCGCGTTATCTATACCGAATTAGTCACAGAAGTTACTCATGAGCCAGATTATGACGCGGCTTTAGATGCATTGAAAGATTTATAA